A region from the Cygnus olor isolate bCygOlo1 chromosome 24, bCygOlo1.pri.v2, whole genome shotgun sequence genome encodes:
- the LOC121059143 gene encoding polymeric immunoglobulin receptor-like → MELRVVLLLLLLCFPGLQAQTPGEVSKREGSNLSVLCPYLAEDEYRELKSWCRWTGQGYQRQVVLMGTITYPYTDRARRGYVTIQDDPIHRNFSITMTDLQVEDSGTYYCAYSHSNIPLKRISLNVFKEFHKWELDSLSVQCPYPGQVYLYGRKAWCRYVDQTGTCELVVSTDTTYTWSINKAQKDRASIQDDTQKRTVTITMEKLQAQDSGVYWCALYTPYTAIHLTRLMEVRLSVDKRLQAQTPGEVSKREGSNLSVLCPYLAEDEYRELKSWCRWTGQGYQRQVVLMGTITYPYTDRARRGYVTIQDDPIHRNFSITMTDLQVEDSGTYYCAYSHSNIPLKRISLNVFKEFHKWELDSLSVQCPYPGQVYLYGRKAWCRYVDQTGTCELVVSTDTTYTWSINKAQKDRASIQDDTQKRTVTITMEKLQAQDSGVYWCALYTPYTAIHLTRLMEVRLSVDKRPAATTLSVTTGMSQTNPPGNSTQPLPDVNTYIIISVVLYLLLLLVVIILITSCIRHHKKLKRRGNRQAEDTCDKPEDTTQLESTERMGSPKDDSKDLKYVTLDFKSQRSPEEPLYCNVEPDQAPKNLKDENVEYAIIARD, encoded by the exons ATGGAGCTGCGAGtcgtcctcctgctgctgctgctctgcttcccag GTCTCCAAGCCCAAACACCTGGGGAGGTGAGCAAACGCGAAGGAAGCAACCTCTCTGTCCTGTGTCCTTACCTAGCAGAGGATGAGTACCGGGAATTGAAATCCTGGTGCCGCTGGACAGGTCAAGGATATCAGCGTCAAGTGGTATTAATGGGCACAATAACGTACCCGTACACAGACCGGGCCAGACGGGGGTATGTTACCATACAGGATGACCCCATACACAGGAATTTTTCTATCACCATGACTGACCTCCAGGTAGAGGATTCAGGCACATATTACTGTGCTTACAGTCACAGCAACATTCCACTGAAGAGGATCTCGCTGAATGTTTTCAAGG AGTTTCACAAGTGGGAGTTGGACAGTCTCTCTGTGCAGTGCCCGTACCCTGGCCAGGTTTACCTCTATGGAAGAAAAGCCTGGTGCCGATATGTTGATCAGACTGGCACGTGTGAACTCGTGGTGAGCACAGATACCACTTACACATGGAGTATCAACAAAGCCCAGAAAGACAGAGCCTCGATCCAGGATGACACCCAGAAAAGGACCGTCACCATCACCATGGAGAAGCTGCAGGCACAGGACTCCGGCGTGTACTGGTGTGCGCTCTACACGCCCTACACAGCCATTCATCTCACCCGGCTAATGGAGGTCCGGCTCTCTGTGGACAAGC GTCTCCAAGCCCAAACACCTGGGGAGGTGAGCAAACGCGAAGGAAGCAACCTCTCTGTCCTGTGTCCTTACCTAGCAGAGGATGAGTACCGGGAATTGAAATCCTGGTGCCGCTGGACAGGTCAAGGATATCAGCGTCAAGTGGTATTAATGGGCACAATAACGTACCCGTACACAGACCGGGCCAGACGGGGGTATGTTACCATACAGGATGACCCCATACACAGGAATTTTTCTATCACCATGACTGACCTCCAGGTAGAGGATTCAGGCACATATTACTGTGCTTACAGTCACAGCAACATTCCACTGAAGAGGATCTCGCTGAATGTTTTCAAGG AGTTTCACAAGTGGGAGTTGGACAGTCTCTCTGTGCAGTGCCCGTACCCTGGCCAGGTTTACCTCTATGGAAGAAAAGCCTGGTGCCGATATGTTGATCAGACTGGCACGTGTGAACTCGTGGTGAGCACAGATACCACTTACACATGGAGTATCAACAAAGCCCAGAAAGACAGAGCCTCGATCCAGGATGACACCCAGAAAAGGACCGTCACCATCACCATGGAGAAGCTGCAGGCACAGGACTCCGGCGTGTACTGGTGTGCGCTCTACACGCCCTACACAGCCATTCATCTCACCCGGCTAATGGAGGTCCGGCTCTCTGTGGACAAGC GACCAGCTGCAACAACGTTGTCGGTTACTACAGGCATGAGTCAAACTAACCCTCCTGGCAACAGCACACAACCACT CCCAGATGTAAACACCTACATCATAATCTCTGTGGTCCTGTACCTCCTACTCCTCCTGGTAGTTATCATCTTGATAACATCGTGCATCAGGCACCacaaaaagctgaagagaagag GTAACAGGCAAGCAGAGGACACCTGTGACAAACCAGAGGACACAACGCAG CTTGAGAGCACTGAAAGAATGGGAAGTCCCAAGGATGACAGCAAAGACCTAAAATATGTTACCCTGGACTTTAAATCCCAACGCAGCCCTGAGGAACCTCTCTACTGTAATGTTGAACCGGATCAGGCTCCCAAGAACCTCAAAGATGAAAATGTGGAATATGCTATCATTGCACGTGATTAA